A region from the Lysobacter antibioticus genome encodes:
- a CDS encoding DUF6587 family protein: MDAGLFAQYVVIAIAVLASTVVVARKQFPGGVRRLRVACALPLVRDGRPPWLRRIGKAIAPAPRAAGPNCAGCDSCGPSD; the protein is encoded by the coding sequence ATGGACGCCGGGCTGTTCGCGCAGTACGTGGTGATCGCGATCGCGGTGCTGGCCAGCACCGTGGTGGTGGCGCGCAAACAGTTCCCCGGCGGCGTGCGCCGCCTGCGCGTGGCCTGCGCGCTGCCGCTGGTGCGCGACGGCCGGCCGCCGTGGCTGCGCCGGATCGGCAAGGCGATCGCGCCGGCGCCGCGCGCGGCCGGGCCGAATTGCGCCGGTTGCGACAGCTGCGGACCGTCGGACTGA
- the feoB gene encoding ferrous iron transporter B encodes MNAAVAEPLRVALVGNPNCGKTALFNLLTGSRQKVANYAGVTVERKEGRLRAPSGRTYAVLDLPGAYSLQAASLDEAVTRDLVRGFYPGERAPDVLLCVVDATNLRLHLRFALELRELGRPMVVAINMMDAAKRRGIEIDLAALERELGVPVVPTVAVKRDGAHALVAMLDRIAVEPREPHEPRVRLGEGADLHAETRRLLALTVTMPTRTAKVDDVLDRWLLHPVLGLVTLAVVMFLIFQAVYAWATPLMDGIEAVTAWVGESVNATLPEGPLRSLLVDGIIAGLGGVIVFLPQILILFAFILALEESGYLPRAAFLLDRMMASAGLSGRSFIPLLSSFACAIPGIMATRSIQDPRDRLATILVAPLMTCSARLPVYALLIGAFIPQREVWGVLNLQGLVLFGLYMAGILSALMVSWVMKKWRRDKSEHALLLELPSYRIPHPRDLLIGLWERAWIFLRRVGGIILSLTILLWFLLSFPGAPEGATMPAIDYSFAGRIGHAMTAVFAPIGFNWQICIALIPGMAAREVAVASLATVYALSAADDEAAAQALSPIITDTWSLATALSLLVWFIYAPQCLSTLATIRRETNSWKQVAISAGYLFALAYLASLLTYQVAVALGAG; translated from the coding sequence ATGAACGCCGCCGTCGCCGAACCCCTGCGCGTGGCCCTGGTCGGCAACCCGAACTGCGGCAAGACAGCGCTGTTCAATCTGCTGACCGGCAGCCGCCAGAAGGTCGCCAACTACGCCGGCGTCACCGTCGAGCGCAAGGAAGGCCGTTTGCGCGCGCCATCGGGCCGCACTTATGCCGTGCTCGATCTGCCCGGCGCTTACAGCCTGCAGGCGGCGAGCCTGGACGAAGCGGTCACCCGCGACCTGGTGCGCGGTTTCTATCCCGGCGAACGCGCGCCCGACGTGCTGCTGTGCGTGGTCGATGCGACCAACCTGCGCCTGCACCTGCGCTTCGCCCTGGAGCTGCGCGAACTCGGCCGGCCGATGGTGGTGGCGATCAACATGATGGACGCGGCCAAGCGCCGCGGCATCGAGATCGACCTGGCCGCGCTGGAGCGCGAGCTCGGCGTGCCGGTGGTGCCGACGGTCGCGGTCAAGCGCGACGGCGCCCACGCGCTGGTCGCCATGCTCGACCGCATCGCGGTCGAGCCGCGCGAACCGCACGAGCCGCGCGTGCGTCTCGGCGAAGGCGCCGACCTGCATGCCGAAACCCGCCGTCTGCTCGCCTTGACCGTGACCATGCCCACCCGCACCGCCAAGGTCGACGACGTGCTCGACCGCTGGCTGCTGCATCCGGTGCTTGGCCTGGTGACCCTGGCGGTGGTGATGTTCCTGATCTTCCAGGCGGTGTACGCCTGGGCGACGCCGTTGATGGACGGCATCGAGGCGGTCACCGCCTGGGTCGGCGAATCGGTCAACGCGACCCTGCCGGAAGGGCCGCTGCGCAGTCTGTTGGTCGACGGCATCATCGCCGGCCTCGGCGGCGTGATCGTGTTCCTGCCGCAGATCCTGATCCTGTTCGCCTTCATCCTGGCGCTGGAGGAGTCGGGCTATCTGCCGCGCGCGGCGTTCCTGCTCGACCGCATGATGGCCAGCGCCGGTCTGTCCGGGCGCTCGTTCATTCCGTTGTTGTCGAGCTTCGCCTGCGCCATCCCCGGCATCATGGCGACGCGGTCGATTCAGGACCCGCGCGACCGCCTGGCGACGATCCTGGTCGCGCCGCTGATGACCTGTTCGGCGCGCCTGCCGGTATACGCCTTGCTGATCGGCGCCTTCATTCCGCAGCGCGAGGTCTGGGGCGTGTTGAACCTGCAGGGGCTGGTGCTGTTCGGCCTGTACATGGCCGGCATCCTCAGCGCGCTCATGGTGTCGTGGGTGATGAAGAAGTGGCGCCGCGACAAGAGCGAACACGCCTTGTTGCTGGAGCTGCCCTCGTACCGCATACCGCATCCGCGCGATCTGCTGATCGGCCTGTGGGAACGCGCCTGGATCTTCCTGCGCCGGGTCGGCGGCATCATTCTGTCGCTGACCATCCTGCTGTGGTTCTTGTTGTCGTTCCCGGGCGCGCCCGAGGGCGCGACCATGCCGGCCATCGACTACAGCTTCGCCGGCCGCATCGGCCACGCCATGACCGCGGTGTTCGCGCCGATCGGCTTCAACTGGCAGATCTGCATCGCCCTGATCCCGGGCATGGCCGCGCGCGAAGTCGCGGTGGCCTCGCTGGCGACGGTGTACGCCTTGTCCGCGGCCGACGACGAAGCCGCCGCGCAGGCACTGAGCCCGATCATCACCGACACCTGGTCGCTGGCGACGGCTTTGTCCTTGCTGGTCTGGTTCATCTACGCGCCGCAGTGCCTGTCGACCCTGGCAACGATCCGCCGCGAGACCAATTCGTGGAAGCAGGTGGCGATCAGCGCCGGCTATCTGTTCGCGCTGGCCTATCTGGCCTCGTTGCTGACCTACCAGGTCGCCGTCGCCTTGGGAGCGGGCTGA
- a CDS encoding FeoA family protein yields MKLSELPRRTAATVESVDDQIANDTIARRLRELGFVSGERVEVVAAGPLSAEPLLVQVGYTRFALRRSEAARVQVKMLDAEPRS; encoded by the coding sequence TTGAAGCTGTCCGAACTGCCGCGCCGCACCGCGGCCACGGTCGAGTCCGTCGATGACCAGATTGCCAACGACACCATCGCAAGACGCCTGCGCGAACTGGGTTTCGTCAGCGGCGAGCGGGTCGAAGTAGTGGCCGCCGGCCCGCTCTCGGCCGAACCCTTGCTGGTCCAGGTCGGCTATACGCGCTTCGCCCTGCGCCGCAGCGAAGCCGCGCGCGTGCAAGTGAAGATGCTGGACGCGGAGCCGCGCTCATGA